Genomic DNA from Alosa alosa isolate M-15738 ecotype Scorff River chromosome 6, AALO_Geno_1.1, whole genome shotgun sequence:
TGTAAAATCCATACACAACCAAAGCCTGTGTGTCATGGTCAACTGAGCCATCCTACAATAATAAGCAGAATTGAGTATTCCCAGGCCAACATGTgcatctgtgaatgtgtgtgtgtgtgtgtgtgtgtgtgtgtgtgtgtgtgtgtgtgtgtgtgtgtgtgtgtgtgtgtgtgtgtgtgcattttttgtGTGGtatatgtccgtgtgtgtgtgtttgtatgttttcaaTCATCCATTAAAGTTGAGCAGATCACTCACCTCTATGCTTTGTTCTAAACTATACTGATCCTCCTCTCCCTTAACCTCTGAGTATCCCAAGTGAAGAGCCTTGCACTTTCCCAGGCTAGACTTACAGAAGCTGTTGGATTCTGGGTGTCGGATGACACCCACAGAAATAATTTGTCACCCACGATCCTCCCTTATTACCCAGCACCATTGCTATGCTTCCCAACCCTTGACATGTACTCTCCAAAGTCTGCACATATTCAATGTTTACTTTACAGATATCCTCAGTGCCACAAACAGTGTCTTGGCACTTTCCAGCTGTGATGAAGGTATTACAAAATACAATACACAGTCAATGAAAGATCTTGGAGGAGATATAGCTAAGACCAAACAAACACTTTGTggctcagagagagaggctgagaaagagagagagagatagagagaaagaaaggatccTCACTCATTCAAAGCCAAACATTGTCCCATGTACAAGCACTTCAAAGCGATAGTGCAGAACTGAAAAAAGTACTATCCACTCTATTTACAGAGAAGTTCCCAGTagacctctctctcactttcatcTATGAAAACCCAAGCCCAAAGCCCATGCCTATTTGGGGCATGGCTGAGAATGCTCAACAGGGTTCAGTCCTCACAGGCTGGAGTGAGGACGCTTGGTTGCCATGCCGTCAAGGTCAACCTGGGAGACACAGTCCACTGGAAACTAACTGCACTCAGCCTGTGTTAATAGCCCAGACAGTGGTGCTGCCAAATGACACTGTGTGCAGATAAAAGTGTCTAAAGAAGATTAACATGAATaaactttttttcttctcttaaATCTAATCAGATTATTAAGTAAATAATGGGCTTTGTTTACTGGATGGCAAAACAGTCTTCACACCTGATTTGACAGTCTGATTGGGCTCCACCACACTGTCAAATCCAACCAAAATATTTTGGCCCATGTCATCACATGCTTTGCTTTCCACTTGCAAATACTCATCCAAATCCTGTGCTGATGTGCCAGAAAAAGAACCAGACTGTTCAGATTTTAACTAAGAATATCAAGTCGTGTTTCTGTTTCCACATCCAAATACAGTCTTCACAACTCTTACAACATGATCAGAGAACATCAGAGTCAGCGAGAAGCAAACATTGCGAGAAGCGAACATTGTGAGAAGCAAACATTGTGGCTGGGTGAAATCTCAAATGTATGATGTCTGTGAAATTAATTCTAATTTTTACTGGTATGGCTTCCTCCGTCGTATTGTGCAGATGAGAATGTGGAACTGTGTTTCAGTAGAACTTAATTTAAGGTTAAATTGTAGGCTAAATTGTAAGTTATATGATGCTGTTATATGCTATTTGTGTCCTACAGAATTTTAATGTACAGAATTGAACCATGAACAAATAGCTTCCACTGTTCAGTGATACCTATTGTCtgttttatttacaaaatgattaactcgtacataactacacacaaacagggtTCCCATCGCTGTTAGATGGTAAGCACAGACATGGGCGGactatgaactttcgggcccctgggcccagatgtattaagggccccccacttattgttgtatatgtgggagggggggtttgggggtcctcccccagacattttttaatttgtttgatgtgatttcctgtattctggtgcattttggggatggccaatactaaattcaatcagatttatagcctacatcctgatttgttgatattgaggcaatgattccatgcaaaggcttgggcttcagggccccctgacccctgggcctgggcccggtaggcccgtgcagtaatccatccctgagcacAGAGTGTGGGGGTGACCATGCAGGTATCCCATTAAAGAAACTCTCAGTGAGTTTACAGGCCATAGAGAGTCACTTCACTGCAGGGGTCAGCAGCAGTGGACACTGCGAGCCAGAGCCCTGAACTGTTCGTAAAGTCTGTTACTATGTCTGATATGACCCTTAACTGTCCACATGTGCCAAGGCATGATCTTATGTAAACGTGCTACTTCTGTTTACCATGGGTCTCTgggtctcccctctctctgccagGCCAGACGAGGGGTTTGAGGCCTGCAAAAATACTCTGGCTGATGGCTTTGAGGTCCGTGGGTGTGCCTGTGGTTTCACTTACGCCCACATCAGGAAGAGCTGGCAGCTGCTGGGAGACAGAAgtggagtgagaggagaggaaagcagaGAAGGCAGAGGAGAAAAAGGACTGAGcaaaatgacagagagagagagagcgagagagagagagagagagagagagagagagagagagagagcaggggcaggagagacagaaaggagtGGACTTTAACATTGACTTTTTAGCATAAAAAAACCTGAAGCAAAGTTTGATGATGGGAAGGAAGCAAGCATACCGGTCCAGGACAAAGATAGGCTGCTCATAGTAAAAAGTCTGGCAGATGTGTGGTGTGCACCAATTCAGCCCAGCCTTGTAATCCTGAAGGTATTGCCAGAAAATAATGACATCAGGTTGAAATGTAAACCTGATCTAACGAGAAGAAACAGAATTGAAAGACTAGTGAGTGCAAGactatggggaagagactgTGGTCTTTGCCTTCCTCAGGACTTATTTCTGACCAACATCCAAAGACAAGctgctttttttctccccttaaATAGCTGGAGTACTTTTGCCTGTTTTCTTTGGATTGGTTTGGAAAGGGCAACGTCAGGGGAGGGGCAAGGAGAACACAGAATGAACAGGAAAACAAGATGAGTGCAAAGTatgggggagatagagagagagagttccatTGTGGTTATATCAAGCAGATTTAATTCATGAACTTAGAAATTCAGCATCATGTCTAGTGTATGTGAGGCAATGAATCTGCTGTCAAGCCCTGAGCTCTATAGTTCAGGCGATCATCATGCCAGCCGTTTACAGCATGCCCCCAAACAAATATATTGCAGTTCTGTAAGCTTTATAGGACACATTTGCAATATTCTCACCTTCCACAATGAAACATGAGCTACAGCTTACTATTTCAGGATTTGCTTTATCATCTATTGTGATTTGCCATTATTTATCCTACTATTCAATCAATTGCAGCCAAAGAAAGCAGGGTAAAACATATAGAGGGTGCTTTCTCCGAGTCAGGGCCAACTGGTTGTCTAGATGAGCGTTCACTCTTTTGGAAGTTCATGTCAAGCAAGACAGAGTGTTGCTTTGTAGCTGGAAGGTCCCACCATGTCGGAGGATGAGCTACGAGGTCAGGTTTTGTGACCCCCACAGGCTCCAGCTCTCATCAGATGTGAAGCTGCCACTGGGCTGGGTGGTGGGAGGTCAAGAATCTTCACAAGATTAGCCTCATCTCTAACTACACAGGAATTTGGAAACTATTTTACTGGGCATGAGAGCATGTCGAATTCTTGGTCATCTCAGCCAAGGTCGCATCCTGTAGGAGAGTCCATGCTACTTGTGTCGATTCCAAACTAAATCTAGATATAGTTTTAAATAGAGATGAAACTCTATTAATTTTCAGGATTATATAACTTATTCATTGCCACCACCGTCATGTAATGACCTGTCCTATAGCCTTAAATTAgcctattttttttctgttctgttaAATTAGCCTAATATCAATTTTTTTAGAAGACAGTATTTTCAAAAACATGCCACATGAAACTTTAATAGCTGTACGCTCGGAACTGGGGACTTGACTTCGACAGCCAAGTCTGCTGATCTGACAACTGTTCTGTCGCTTTGCCACCGACCGCCCCTTTATCCGCAACTCAGTTTCTCAAGAGTTGCAAGGCTCTGCATACCAAACAAGACCACTTGATCCTGCACTGAACGAAACGAACTTTAAATCCAATTCTCACCGAAAAATATGTTTGCTTCACTTTGTCCGTATTTTAGGTAAGTTCTCTTTGACTTCATTTCAAATGTAAATATTGTAGTCGTTGTCCAGGTAGCCTACTGATAAAAAATATTACAATGATGATGTAAAACTAGTGAACAGTTATAGGTAAGATTAATTGTGTCCATTTAAGCAATACGCAATTACGCAATATTTATGACTAGCGGAGTTAAACATAGTGttataaacatataaacataGTGTGCTAGGCTATTTTTAATTAGATTAACTCAACTCGTACACCTAGCACTGACAACATCAACAATGAAATCTAAAGTTGATAGGCTGTATTTAAGGGGATGGTATTTATGGATATGTGCCGATCCGTGCAAAGATCTGTGTGCGTGTCACAGGGTGATTTTGTGCATAGCCTATGTTCACATTTGTTGTGCATTTGACTTATGTAATAGCTGCGTGGGTAGGCTCTACAATGTTTACTGCTGAGACagtcaaaataaaatatcaattaAAAAAGAGCAAGAGTATGTTGTGCAGTAATATGTCATTCATTGCTTGCATGCTCAACCTTCACATATGAGCACGTTTACTGAGGTTGTCCCTTTCAGTACTGCTGTGTATTGAAGTCCAATGTACCAGTTGCATTAAAACTTTCCAAGGAAggaaacaaaaaacacatccaGCATTAATTCAGGGATAATAACAGGATGTCTACATTTACTGCCATTGTGATGGATTGTCCTCTGCAAATACTGTTTACTCCTCAGGATATGAAAAATAACTAGAGAGCTCTCTTCTGAGAGCCCACATATCCATGTCTTGAACTAGCCCAAACATTTCCATTAGTTTTGAGTGAACATCCAAATCAATTGGTCACTGTGCTATTGCCGGTGATCTGACAGAGCAACTGTGCTGGAGCCCTGCCAGTGTCTCAGGTCAGAGAGACTTCAGGGATGCTGAACACTTACAATAACACCCTACTCACTGATCCCAGTTCAGCCTGCAACTTCCAACATCTCCCAAACCTTCCCTGTGAAAGGCATTAAGTGTGATACGACTTAAAAAGCTGACCCTGACTAACGAAACTCTTTCTGTAACATTCCCTCCTGTTCTTCGGATAGGGATGTTGATGGGCTATTGAAGTTGGGGAAATGTCATGTATGGGTAGCCCTAACTTCCTCTGGCTCTTTTGTCATCAGCCACTTTGTGGTCAAAGCCCTTGAATAGCCTCAAGTACCGAGTTTGGACACTACTTCCTGTGCAATGTTTACAGATATGCAGTGGCAGAAATGCACCCACTGACACCAAACATTCTGTCAGGCATATTAATATAGCCTCAAATAGTTTCAATGCAAACAGGATGTAAACGATATGTTTGTTTCTTTGAATGGTTAACTGCAAGCAAGATTGCTAGCAGTTGAGCAAGAGGAGGAATTAGAGTTGCCACTTAGGGTGTATGAAGGTTGAGTAAATAGttgaagagaggggaggagaagattGATTTTATGTGTCAGtgttacaatgttgcaatgtttttCTTGAAATGGGAGTCATTAGGAATGGTCATTGAACTGAAGCAATGGGGCCAAGTGAAAAATGAATCCTTATCTGGACTGTTTGTCCTCTGGTCCCTTCTATGACTTTGAAGAGTGTGAGAGGAGGGCAGAGGAACAAAGCTAACAGGACTCAACAATGCAGAGACCATTATGGAGTGAAAATGGAAAGATGGTCGACTCTGAAAAGGTTTAaactaggacacacacacacagacagacagagagagagagagagagagagagagagagagagagagagagagagagaccacacacacacacacacacaaaacataaaagCTTATTTCTTCGTCTCTCCGTCTCTTTcgacacgcacatgcacaataCTGTAGCCACTTGGCTAGTGCTCCAGAGCCACGTAGCACTTGTTGATGCTGACAAACAGCGAGCGATCTTCAACCCACAAACCCACTGGAGCTCCCTGAAATGGCAGCTTAGTCCTCCCAAGAAACCCAGCATCCAAGAGCAGTCATGCTGAGCCACTGTGGCCAAACAGAGCCAGCACTGGCCCCAAGCTCTGCATGGCCTGGCCACTGGTGCCGTCCACTTCAGTGAGCCCTCAAACACCACTGCATGGCCAACATGCACAGAGGACACAGGGAAAAGAGAAGGTTAGGAGGAGAAAATcagaacaaaagaaaacaagtggAGACGCAATATGTTTCCAATCAGAGGCGTTTGGTTCTTTTATTTGATGGCTTTAATGGAGAGCATCCGGTGGCATTTCTCCCACACACTGTTCCCATTACGCTGCCAGTGCATGCTTACATCTCCACAGCCTGGCAGCAATGTGTAGGTTGTTTACAGATACAGGCAGGTACAATTAAGGCGTAAACAACGTGGTCTTGGGAGTCCACTCATAGTCTGGCAATCTACTTTGTTTTGAtcattttgatgtgtgtgtattcctgtgAGCAATTGTGAGGCAGCGTTTTGTGTGTATCCTGTGCAATCTTAATGTGCATTAAACGTAAAACTATCCTGGCCTACATAGAAGTTTTCACAAAACTCACGTTTGTGTAGCCACAAGAAACAGCACAAAAACGATGACAGAGCTTACATTCATGTGGCACATATCTGGACTGGTTTATATTCATATGGCACAAATGGACTGGTTGAGCGCCTGCCCCTCCATCACTGTGGCAGGCCATTCCACAGCAATCAACACATGGATGTTGGCTGGACACCACATTCTATGCACTCCAGCATCAGCGCCCCAATCAGAAGACAGGGAAGGGAATCATTAACTAGCCAGGGAtcacagcaaaaagcccagtcGCCACACCTAATTCCACCCCCCCACTCCCAGCCAGAGACGCAGGTTACCTGATGGCCTTCCTCCTCTGGCAGACCTGACTCTTATGGCTCGGAGGCTCCGTCACTTTGACTCCCTGTGACACTAATCCGCTGGGATGCTCTGTGGCCATGTGGGGCTTAGCCAGAGAGGCTCTGGGCACGAGAGGGCCCTCCTAGTAGATCCACAGGTAGATGAAGAAGCAAACTAACCCTGTTAGTTAGCTTGAAGTCAATGTAGAGTAGGGAAGGGTTAATTAATGCACCCATTATTCTTTGAAGGCAGTCGCAGCAGTTTGCATGACACATATAGTAAATGTTCTCCCTTTCAACTGAAATGAGCTCAAGGATATAAGATTTATAATCTgtgctttttaaaaatgtagtaTATCTGGATTGTTATAGAGTGATTGTTAAccatctgtttctctgtttctcactcTGTGTTCATTTTAGCTCTGTCACACTCTGAAGAAGAGGTTTCTTCTCAAGTTTTGAAGACAGGGTGCTAAGTGGATTGGACTTGTCCAGAGCAagagagcgagcaagagagagacagagagcgaggggaggggaggggagggtgaatCTAATCCCCCTAATCCAGGAGGCATCCAATCCTGGAGAAGCCCTCTTTTCCTCAGAAGACACAGACAAAATAGTGTGACAGATTACGACACACCAATTAACTGTTTTCCTCCCCCAAAAAATCTTCCCCCATCCTTTCACAGATTAAGTTGAAGGACTATAACGTGTGGGGTCTTGGAAACAAATCTGTACACTGAAGACCAAAAACAAAGGATAAAAGCTTGGCGAGTTTAATCGTGAGGACCAAGAGCAAAGTCTGGACATCTTGTGGAATTTGTAACACTTCTCGGGATAAAAGCTTTTGACGTTGGGAAATGGTGGACTTGTCTTGCTCAACGCTTCTACTGAGAGCTGTGTGTCTTCACGCATCTCCTTTTCCCTTATCATCTCCAAAGACTCCACAGGATCATTGATTGGATAGTGAGGCTGACTGTAGATTTGTTTGGTGTTTATGTGTTCGCCCTATTATACAATATATGATGTGTGCCACTGCTAGTCACCCATTATAGACACCTATATATTTACTTATAGAAAATATGAGCAAATGAGTCAGATGATCAAGCTGAGATGTTAATATCACTGCGTAGTCCATTGCTTTAAGATAGCCTTTAGGGTTGGGATTCACAGCTTTCATTTGTCatatgtggtttgtgtgtttctttgacTGGCTCCAGTGCCTTTAAACAAAAGAAGTGGTATTGTTCTCCAGTGAAAATAGCATTTCTCAACAGTGTAGTAGTTAGACCTTGTAGGGGCACAGAGATTTACTGTCTTTACTGTCTTGATTGTTGCTGTATTCAACATCCAGACAAGATAGTTCAGAAACAGAGAACACTGAAGGCACTGAAAAAAACTCCCACCTTAAGCAAAAAGGTGCTTTTAAACCTTCGAAAAATCCTAATAACTTTCCAAAGTTATTTAAATATGATGAGAGTTTGACACACAGATTGATCTTATGATACCAACGTTCTTAGGCCAGAGAGCACGTTCAGGAAAGAATTTTTATGACGTTTGCATAGAGTGCTGAAATATTGACTCTTGTTTTACAAGTTGCTTGTAAAAGGTAAGCGGCGTGATTAGTGTCTAGACAGGAGGGATGTTTGTAAATAAGGCCTAGCCGAGATCTGGCAACAGTAATTCTGATTTTCTGTGTGCTTCAGGACACTGTGGGGAACTACATAAAAGGGAGAATCGAGATGAATTGCTGAAATTGGCATTCACCGCATTCTCTGAGGGGTAAACAAGTAATTTGGGAGTGCTGAGGTACTTGAGGAGAGAGACTTTGTAGGTGCCATGATTATAGCCTCTTGGCAGTGCTATTCAATGCATTTATATACTGTTGAGATCCATTTAACTCAGCGTAAGCTCTGAGTGGCAGTGGAGTGGAGTGCTCAATCAGTCTGCAGCGCAATCAGTCCACACGTCCTTATATGACATAGATGATAGGCCTGGGGTCTTTGGTAGCCTCAATCAGTTTGTAAGAAAAGTTGGTGTATTTCAGGACTGTATGTACTTGGCCCCATTGTATCTTTTTGACACCACAGACTGTCTAAACTGAGTGGCAGGGGGATTTTTGATACTTTTAATGACTACACAAGGCTAAAGTGGTAGacacactactactgcatgatCTACTTTCCAGGGAACTCTAGCAGAATATTGTGAGTGTAGGCTATTTTACCAGTAAAAGCTGAATGGATTTCTCTCCCATTTTTTGAGAAAGACGGGTTGTAGATTTCCTGTGCATTTCCTTGGAATTAAGGGCTATAGTCGGTGCCCTGGAGGATCGGCGTGATAAGAgtatatttatataaactgGTTCAGCCATGAGTCTGGGCAAACTTCCAGGGATTAAGGGACTGGTGTCAAGCTCGCAGAGCAAGCGACGCTTCAAGAGCGACCTCTCTGTGGACATGATCAGCCCACCAATGGGGGACTTTCGCCACACCATGCACGTGGGCCGCGGCGGCGACGTCTTCGGTGACACGTCCTTCCTCAGCAATcacggtggtggtggcggcggcggtggtggaAGCGCGGGGCGTCCCGAGTCACCGTCAGGCTCCACCAAGACCACCCGATTCTTCTCCCGGACCCTGCGCCACGTCCGCAAGGTCCCGCCGCCACGCATGAGGGGGGGCTCGAGGGACTTGTCATTGCCGCCGCCGCCCATCTCGCCCATCATCAAGAACGCCGTCTCACTGCCCCAGCTCAACATGGACCTGGGCAACGGCTCTGTGCAGAGGGCCCTGTTCCCCAGCTCCCTCAGCTCACCGGCGGACTCCCTCTACTCCTACGGTAGGGACATgcggatgatgatgatgatgatgatggtcgtaaggtgttgatgatgatggtggtggtaatgatgGCAATATTAATTGACTATGATGATAAGTAAGACCCCgcacagcggaggggtcttgttccaccctgaagggacttattttcccaataatgaccggcgttctatacattatcccgcttattacacggctacttgccaaaacgaaacaataaactccccacgatatgactctttagcctacatagcctaggctatagcctatttgttaccgtttcatcatggcttttgctgagaaacaaatagtttgcaacagcaCACGCAGAACttcaatcaaacattctttCGAACatagctgatcaaccgtctgctttcacttttgaatgaagttccagtccttgcgtagtgatatgaaagacatgaattagaagcacaaaacccattttccttgacagcagtctgttatacttagcaacggtctgttatcaagaaatagcagaccaccgaacgttgggaaggcccattcaagtgcatggagcattcttcagcattatgaagagccgtgtaataaggcAACTTATAGAAGGTGGTTATTTCTCCAGGAATTAAATAGTAAAGTTGCCTTTGTTCTTCTTGACTCATACtctgtcacgcacacacactagggaATTGCTCAATGTAAGCCCAGCTGTTTACTAAAGGCCAGGGGGCAGTTTCACTGGGGCAAGTGCCGTATCACCGAGCTCAGAGCAAAAGTAAGGTTGGTCCCTACCCTCAAGAGTCACATCAGGGAAAGGAAATAGCCTATAGGCTTACAGAAATCCTAAAATCATCAATCACTTGTACTTGTGTGTATacaaacacttttaaaaatgtcctaagatacccccccacacacacacacacacacttatctcaTCCTACTTTCCCGTGTGCTAACTGTGTCATTTCCTCTCCCACAACCAAACAAACACGGACTGTTTctcagtcacctgacatcaccttGGCAACACCTGTATACAATCACTTTGTCAAGGCTTAAacagttacacacacccacacacatgcacgtggacacacacacacactaacacactaaacACAGCTGACAATAAGTGGGCTGTTTCCTCCTCTGATCTGTAAATGTACAACCACATACAGCTCATCAGCGCTATACTAAAGCCCCACAGCACACCCACTGGGCCCATAATACCACTAAGCTATAaagggagtatgtgtgtgagaaaaggagcaagagggagagatagtgaTTGTGGGATGTCTGGAATTCCCCCAGTCTCCAGGATCCTTACTCAACGCAAAAGGAATTCACCCCAAAGAGAGGGCACAGAAGGGCCTGGCCTGGCGGgggagagtgagtgggtgagaaaGTGTGTATGGGCTTTGGATTATTATGAGTTAGAGTCACATTTCATTCCATCTGTATAGTcccttgttttttgtttgtttgtttgtttgtttgtttagttttcCCTCACCTTTCTGTTACGTGTCcctgtcattcattcattgcgtCCTCATAAAAACATGCCCTTGAAGTATAAAACAGACTGTCCCCTCTGGGCAACATTCATCTCCACTGAGTCATCAAGGTGCTTTGGAATGTCTTGTGTCTCGCCCAAATAGCCTCAACAGCCTTGCTTCACATCGCCATCTACTGGATGGAAAGCCAAAGTGCAGTGAGCAAAATGTTTCTCTCGTAAAGATACTTTTTATTTACTACACTTAAATAAAAATCAATAGACTCATGAAAGCTCTACATCATGATATTATTAGGCCCTTACCGGTCAGCTTTTGCAATATGAAAGGCAGAAAAAGTTTTAGTATGGACAACAGCATTGCAATATGGACTGAAAAGCTGTCTGAAAAGTGACTTCATATTCACAATACTGACGAATTATTTTATCTCATTTCAACTCATAGTTCCTCAAGTGACAAAGCCTGCTGCTTTTGGTCAGAATGCATTTGTGAGAACCTGAGTCAGCAATTCTGGCTAATGAGCCAAATGCACGGAACACTGTTAAGCCAGCTTATTTATTTCCGGTGAAGCCAGGTGTGTTGTAGCCGCGGCTGTTGTTAATGTCATTAGTTTGGacaaacaagatattcagtgtcagagtcaacatgtaaggagcagaatataacagaagatgccgTTACAGCACAGCTAACGCTCCACTGGAAATTTATGAGCTGGTTTAAGAGCCTTCCGTGTGTAacagaggcgaactgagctagcgtgctagttgctcgtgctaaatcctcacacccctaaccttaagaacgcttctaaccgctgagttggaagcctgggcttttagctcagtggttagagtgttcgactcccatgccggtgtgtgttgaggtggcgggttcgagggccgtgagcgacAGACGAACTGAGACACTGACCTTAATAAATGAAACCAGAGTTAGAAAACCCCCTCAATAGCTCAAAGAACTGTGATGGTGTGATTTAAATGGGGTTTTATTGACTCAAAGCAGAAAAGAAGCAAATATCAAACTGATTAAGCACAACTTATTTCCAAAAAAGTATGGTCTTACTGCATGGTGTGGCACATTCCTGAAATCTGAACAAAGTTGGATGCATTGTAGGCTTTTTTGAGGATGTTATTTATTGCTGTGCTGTTTTGGCCTCCTTTTGTCCAACTACAGGTTTACAGTCTGGCTTTGTCACCCTACCCCGCCTATCTCGCCTTGACAAACAGTCCCAAGACTCCTACGGAACGCTATCCCCAGACTTCCGCCACGGCTCTCTCCCGGACAACAGCAGCCTGACGCGGTCGGACTCCCTATCCTCCTTCACCGTTGACCTGGGCCCCTCTCTAATGAGCGAGGTCCTGGGGATGATCGACAGCCCCACCAACAGCCACCGCTGGGACAAAGGCCACAATGACAGCGAGCTGGACGAGGAGCGCAGTGTGTTCGAGTCGGTCACAGAGAGCCCCATCAGGTACCCTGCCAGCGCCGGCGCAGAGGACTCGCCCTACAACAGCAGGGGGCGCTCGTACAGCCAGGAATGGGGTTCCGAGACGCCCAACGGGGACGAGGTGAACAGCAATGGTTCGGCGAGGGCCACTCCAGACGCCTCCTTGTGGTCTCCGGCACGGGAAGAGCCAGCCATTGAAGCGGGGAGGTTTCAGCAGGCTGTGGACGTCCTTGCTCGTCACTATGGAGGCGGCAGCCAGGTGAAAGGGAGGCGATGTAGCAATGAGGAGCCATACAGCTCTCCAACATTCAGCCACAAGAGAGATTCGTGCACCTACCCAGATGACGAGGAAGAGATAAAGGTCTAAATAAATCAGATGCAGAGATAAACATTTTGTGGTCAGGTAGTACACAAAACACTCAGCAACAGGAGAGAATTGCGCACTTACCCAGACGACAAAGAAGAGATGAAGGTGTAAATAAATCAGAAGCAGACATAAACATTT
This window encodes:
- the cdc42ep1b gene encoding cdc42 effector protein 1b, producing the protein MSLGKLPGIKGLVSSSQSKRRFKSDLSVDMISPPMGDFRHTMHVGRGGDVFGDTSFLSNHGGGGGGGGGSAGRPESPSGSTKTTRFFSRTLRHVRKVPPPRMRGGSRDLSLPPPPISPIIKNAVSLPQLNMDLGNGSVQRALFPSSLSSPADSLYSYGLQSGFVTLPRLSRLDKQSQDSYGTLSPDFRHGSLPDNSSLTRSDSLSSFTVDLGPSLMSEVLGMIDSPTNSHRWDKGHNDSELDEERSVFESVTESPIRYPASAGAEDSPYNSRGRSYSQEWGSETPNGDEVNSNGSARATPDASLWSPAREEPAIEAGRFQQAVDVLARHYGGGSQVKGRRCSNEEPYSSPTFSHKRDSCTYPDDEEEIKV